One window of the Pseudomonas sp. S04 genome contains the following:
- a CDS encoding major capsid protein, translated as MADIEIFNDDAFSVSSLTAAINEQEYLPGRISSLGLFQEEGITTLTVQIEKDGDTLALVPAGERGTSGLVVAGTKRNLIPFNTVHLPQRFSIKADEIQGIRAFGTRSELQSVQDVVNKRLAKCRRQLDATHEFQRMGALNGQILDADGTTVLLDIYKTFGVTRKKMSMGLNSPDTEIRVKCGDALDLQEEALGSITSSGSRALCGKNFWNKLVVHKSIKDTFLNSQQAAALRGDARESFEFGGIVWERYRGKIAGVSFIHDDKALLIPEGVPDLYISVFAPADYMETVNTEGVPYYSKIEPLPFNKGMAGEAQSNPLHLCTRPLAQILLEL; from the coding sequence ATGGCTGATATTGAAATCTTTAACGATGACGCGTTCTCGGTTTCGTCGCTGACCGCCGCCATCAACGAGCAGGAATACCTGCCGGGTCGCATCAGCAGCCTCGGCCTGTTCCAGGAAGAGGGCATCACCACCCTGACCGTACAGATCGAAAAGGACGGCGACACGCTGGCCCTGGTCCCTGCGGGTGAACGTGGTACCTCCGGTTTGGTGGTGGCGGGCACCAAGCGCAACCTGATCCCGTTCAACACCGTGCACCTGCCTCAGCGTTTTTCGATCAAGGCCGATGAGATTCAGGGTATTCGTGCGTTCGGCACTCGCTCCGAGCTGCAGTCCGTCCAAGATGTGGTCAACAAGCGCTTGGCCAAATGCCGGCGGCAGCTGGACGCCACGCACGAGTTTCAGCGCATGGGTGCGTTGAATGGTCAGATCCTTGATGCAGACGGTACGACCGTCCTGCTGGACATCTACAAGACCTTCGGTGTGACCCGCAAGAAAATGTCCATGGGGCTGAACAGCCCCGACACCGAGATCCGTGTCAAATGTGGTGACGCATTGGACCTGCAGGAGGAAGCGCTGGGCAGCATTACCAGCAGCGGTTCCCGGGCGCTCTGCGGCAAGAACTTTTGGAACAAGCTGGTCGTTCACAAGTCGATCAAGGATACCTTCCTCAACAGCCAGCAGGCAGCGGCGCTGCGTGGAGATGCTCGTGAGAGCTTCGAGTTCGGCGGCATCGTCTGGGAACGTTATCGCGGCAAGATCGCGGGCGTGAGCTTTATCCATGATGACAAGGCACTGCTGATTCCTGAGGGCGTACCTGACCTCTATATTTCGGTGTTTGCACCGGCTGACTACATGGAGACAGTCAACACCGAGGGTGTTCCGTACTACAGCAAGATCGAGCCGCTGCCGTTCAACAAGGGAATGGCCGGAGAAGCCCAATCCAACCCGTTGCACCTGTGCACGCGCCCCCTGGCGCAGATCCTGCTGGAACTCTGA
- a CDS encoding head decoration protein gives MTIQREPMHAGEFLLSEAAGTISREAINVAAGPALEPGQILGLVSATSEFAPYNPTAEDGSENALAILYGPLGESDVVRRGRAVVRLAEVSEAHLTGLDPAAEKALATHFLIVR, from the coding sequence ATGACCATTCAACGCGAGCCCATGCATGCAGGCGAGTTTCTCCTGTCCGAAGCAGCCGGCACCATTTCCCGTGAGGCTATCAACGTCGCTGCTGGTCCCGCACTGGAACCGGGGCAGATCCTTGGCCTGGTCAGCGCTACCAGCGAGTTTGCCCCGTACAACCCGACCGCGGAAGACGGTAGCGAGAATGCGTTGGCCATTCTTTATGGCCCGTTGGGCGAGTCGGATGTGGTGCGTCGCGGTCGCGCCGTGGTGCGTTTGGCTGAAGTCAGCGAGGCGCACCTCACCGGTCTCGATCCCGCCGCTGAAAAGGCCCTGGCCACTCATTTCTTGATCGTCCGCTAA